In Necator americanus strain Aroian chromosome IV, whole genome shotgun sequence, the following proteins share a genomic window:
- a CDS encoding hypothetical protein (NECATOR_CHRIV.G14198.T3): MQHDKENLPSTPVVKEVMKRPSLQSPWSAASPNVRGAPKKIGRPLQELGDQNLDATNAYDETLDMSSVKRGLNESVLDTPSSPTSPASGVCYGDRISGRSTGSALKYSETREEEFRQNHLQDFRLDGDANLEESAFGETFTCMERKERYESCDSLKAVSLTENHPTSVFCDPSLEETAVESTFCECETTHGRITYCSTEDPNGTSKSNQSLNSTLTGNEINVQNGVNVVCDANLEETSWEPTFCESEFSQIVMKNNINPSDKISFTEQHNNTHVRIICDSNLAETSIEPNFYRCDVTQDTMADNIAKELTSTTFTIAVDKDDIPIRVSTDANLEESAIDPTFCGITQSVVVAGDETLTNDCNEVVTPAHHTHDANPEGICSNAAKAHASELKLLEENSHSIRVFVDAKASPVRSSCEELGEDFDYKANELGELRANLNRSQEIKVTASVNVSVVEETEDSRKDITSISERSREFSPVSTALSNITQFGNEPVSQYAANETEDHSPSLSSFPTSTAADSFTNVAEDTYFVLQRLERQPSMSRADTLDEQMKGDPVPMEKMQSDGTESEEKCLPPIRCSNPRLFAQLSPIADLSRSNVGSRASTIRCSMDLVSDCSPPISQNRKYNMNDSEISFLMNENKIYDMALRNAVESPEEVTSLRDRVAQLEKDKGELNEKLRTITGELDGFKAAVNSKSSELMEAAKKLNEVTKAKEHAERTVADYEFIVEDLKRRNNEQKEDLHSKIISLEGEMESYRAQIRSQVEMTFTASGLSTELTLVREQLMMTKDAHNSAEERCKELAKELELSANENLNLLNQVAEISAKSEVLQNEVKELERMVKERETALKNEEESRSKQYHELETRCKEAESSMNKSIGEVESLKKQLEAALNDLTVLREIQTGSEMELIELKDQLKNATEESETSRAKEADLREKFEDVQCALKEKSQLLEQAHKNSVEMSSKIAELKEELDAEKLARDVTGRELEQLREENNLIAAVAKEAKSALSDAQSQVEEANKRCEEQAQRHEEEVALRVSELQSVLDAHSSEKAAFARELGEYQKKLDEMTKKLEQMAETITALEKEAAELREQKKNLSSELELGIQVYEEKVAELDQIAKLITDKEEEIAQLSEAKKDLLEEIQLVKHSLEEKVDEIEKLKAASAAFTESAALLESERDSLKSDLAATQEKLCESEKELKRLESMGSEIAVITSERDGLQDRLNAAEELITKFREEEAQIRAALEQSQAQIAALTAQKTLLEEDFQAKESEYKEKLAASDMTITELNAVVEKLGLERNQLSERLSATQQELTAKETAAKSLVTLERVNISLKSEMNALETELEAAKQQHQAEIGVAQETIDDLRKQLRESMEKMEKAESSQSKKVVESSNEEVAELKRALLLKEAYAENLAKKCDKLAETETELTQQISDLCEERNQLKAQMNEGVRMLAPDHTIDHNESPSKDAQQKIEALEREVDILKMEKQQLEKIANYSSCNEVGELKRYLAIKDDYIEYLGKQCDEFDDIEAKYREEIADLCKERDRLKAQIDPSSVPVVPVLTEALTNGIKMLTPDHPKTRKEVLSEESEQKIHELQALVKKLEEEKKQLIKQKSQDDKVIQQSAEQRELCEQQKMKDAEQKIEALEREVDILKVEKQQLEKIANYSSCNEVGELKRYLAIKDDYIEYLGKQCDEFDDIEAKYKEEIADLCKERDRLKAQIDPSSVPVVPVLTEGLTNGIKMLTPDHPRTHKQDSSEISNQVNETAELKSRVAELMKENAALRSQCTSEASKPCLLDAHGKRLCEEEEMNERSDKDDAFTSAPSSPTLQSRSYDSFAGPAHEESTIETAAVTPNRTLHTTLYKRIDKTTNLLETSDATKRENSRCAQQ, encoded by the exons ATGCAACACGACAAAGAGAATCTGCCCAGTACTCCGGTGGTGAAGGAG GTTATGAAACGGCCATCGCTACAGAGCCCGTGGTCCGCAGCATCTCCTAACGTCAGAGGTGCTCCCAAAAAAATC GGGAGACCGCTGCAAGAACTTGGGGATCAAAATTTGGACGCCACAAATGCTTACGATGAAACATTGGATATGTCAAGCGTTAAGAGAGGGCTTAACGAATCTGTGTTAGATA CTCCTTCGAGCCCAACGAGCCCAGCCAGTGGCGTTTGTTACGGCGACAGAATTTCAGGAAGATCTACAGGATCAGCATTGAAATACTCAGAAACAAGAGAAGAGGAGTTCCGTCAG aaTCACCTTCAAGATTTCCGGCTTGATGGCGACGCAAATCTAGAGGAATCAGCTTTTGGGGAAACTTTCACTTGCATGGAACGGAAGGAACGATACGAATCTTGTGACTCTTTGAAGGCTGTGTCTTTGACG GAAAACCATCCTACTTCTGTTTTCTGTGACCCAAGCCTTGAAGAAACTGCTGTAGAGTCTACATTCTGCGAATGCGAAACTACTCACGGAAGAATAACCTACTGTAGTACAGAAGATCCAAACGGAACTTCAAAATCGAACCAGTCACTCAACTCAACACTAACAGGCAATGAAATCAAT GTGCAAAACGGTGTAAATGTCGTTTGCGATGCAAATTTGGAGGAAACGTCGTGGGAACCGACGTTTTGTGAATCGGAGTTTAGCCAGATCGTaatgaaaaacaacatcaacCCCTCCGACAAGATTTCTTTTACGGAGCAGCAT AACAACACGCACGTTCGCATTATCTGTGACTCAAATCTGGCAGAAACGTCGATCGAACCCAATTTCTACAGATGCGATGTGACTCAGGATACAATGGCAGATAACATAGCGAAAGAGCTAACCAGCACTACTTTTACGATCGCAGTAGACAAA GATGATATTCCTATTCGCGTTTCAACTGACGCCAATCTTGAGGAATCTGCTATCGATCCGACCTTCTGTGGTATAACCCAGTCTGTGGTGGTAGCGGGAGATGAAACTCTTACGAATGACTGTAACGAA GTTGTAACTCCTGCACATCACACTCATGACGCCAATCCGGAAGGGATTTGCTCTAACGCCGCTAAAGCACATGCAAGTGAATTAAAACTGCTAGAAGAAAACTCACATTCAATTCGTGTTTTTGTGGATGCCAAAGCATCACCTGTAAGGTCTAGCTGCGAGGAATTGGGCGAA GATTTCGATTATAAGGCTAACGAGTTAGGAGAGTTGAGAGCGAATCTGAATCGCTCGCAAGAAATTAAGGTTACG GCATCTGTGAATGTGTCTGTTGTGGAAGAAACTGAAGATTCTCGAAAAGATATCACTTCTATATCCGAAAGATCACGAGAATTCTCGCCAGTTTCGACAGCT CTAAGTAACATCACGCAGTTTGGGAAC GAACCTGTTTCTCAATATGCTGCTAACGAAACGGAGGATCATTCTCCCTCGCTGAGCAGTTTTCCTACCTCCACTGCAGCTGATTCATTCACTAATGTCGCGGAAGATACATATTTCGTTTTGCAACGGTTGGAGAGGCAGCCGTCGATGTCTAGAGCGGATACTTTGGATGAGCAAATGAAAGGAGATCCTGTTCCCATGGAAAAAATGCAATCAGACGGTACCGAATCTGAAGAGAAGTGCTTGCCACCAATACGTTGCAGCAATCCAC GTCTCTTTGCGCAGTTATCTCCAATAGCTGACCTATCCAGAAGCAATGTCGGCTCACGAGCTTCCACCATTCGTTGTTCCATGGATTTGGTGTCTGATTGCTCTCCACCCATTTCCCAAAATAGGAAATATAATATGAATGATTCCGA aatttcatttctgatgaatgaaaacaaaatttacgaTATGGCTTTACGGAATGCGGTTGAGTCACCTGAGGAAGTTACTAGCCTAAGGGATAGAGTTGCTCAGCTTGAGAAAGATAAGGGAGAATTGAATGAGAAGCTCCGCACTATCACTGGTGAATTAGATGGGTTTAAAGCCGCTGTCAATTCGAAAAGCTCGGAGCTAATGGAAGCGGCAAAAAAACTG AATGAAgtaacaaaagcaaaagagCATGCCGAAAGAACTGTTGCTGATTATGAGTTTATAGTTGAGgatctgaaaagaagaaacaacgaACAAAAAGAGGACCTCCATTCAAAG ATAATCAGCCTGGAAGGAGAAATGGAGTCCTATCGTGCCCAGATCCGatctcag GTGGAGATGACTTTCACGGCTTCTGGACTTAGTACTGAATTGACTTTGGTCAGAGAACAATTGATGATGACGAAAGATGCTCACAATTCTGCCGAAGAACGTTGCAAAGAATTAGCCAAA gaactcGAGCTTTCAGCCAACGAAAATCTGAATTTGTTGAATCAG GTTGCTGAGATCAGTGCAAAGTCTGAAGTTCTTCAGAATGAAGTTAAAGAATTGGAACGTATG GTCAAAGAAAGAGAGACGGCGCtgaagaatgaagaagagaGTAGGAGCAAACAGTACCACGAATTGGAGACACGATGCAAGGAAGCCGAAAGCTCCATG AATAAATCAATTGGAGAGGTGGAGAGTCTTAAAAAGCAGCTGGAGGCAGCTTTGAATGATCTGACTGTTTTGCGAGAGATTCAGACTGGAAGTGAAATGGAATTGATTGAGTTGAAG GACCAACTCAAGAACGCAACCGAGGAATCTGAAACTTCACGCGCGAAAGAGGCAGATTTACGAGAGAAGTTCGAAGATGTCCAATGTGCCCTCAAAGAAAAGTCGCAGCTCCTTGAACAAGCGCATAAGAACAGTGTTGAGATGAGTAGCAAG ATTGCTGAACTCAAAGAGGAACTCGATGCAGAAAAACTTGCAAGAGACGTTACTGGACGCGAACTCGAGCAACTGCGGGAAGAAAA CAATTTAATCGCAGCGGTTGCGAAAGAGGCGAAATCTGCTCTCTCGGATGCTCAATCACAGGTGGAGGAAGCTAACAAAAGATGTGAAGAGCAAGCGCAGCGTCATGAAGAG GAGGTTGCATTGCGAGTGAGTGAGTTACAATCGGTGTTAGATGCGCATTCATCTGAAAAGGCTGCATTTGCTAGAGAACTCGGGGAATACCAGAAAAAACTGGACGAAATGACAAAGAAGCTTGAGCAG ATGGCTGAAACGATTACCGCTCTTGAAAAAGAAGCTGCAGAATTGCGCGAACAGAAGAAGAATCTAAGTTCAGAACTGGAGTTAGGAATCCAGgtttacgaagaaaaagtagCTGAGTTGGATCAG ATTGCTAAGTTGATAACtgacaaagaagaagagattGCCCAACTTTCTGAAGCGAAAAAGGATCTGCTGGAGGAAATACAGTTAGTAAAACACAGCCTGGAAGAGAAAGTGGACGAGATTGAAAAG CTAAAAGCTGCGTCGGCAGCATTCACAGAATCTGCAGCATTGCTTGAGTCAGAACGAGATTCTCTAAAATCTGACTTGGCTGCCACACAAGAAAAACTCTGCGAGAGTGAAAAGGAGCTGAAG agGCTCGAGTCGATGGGTTCTGAAATTGCAGTTATCACTTCCGAACGCGATGGCCTTCAAGACCGTCTCAATGCTGCTGAGGAGCTTATCACGAAGTTCAGGGAAGAAGAAGCGCAG ATAAGAGCGGCTCTGGAGCAATCACAGGCTCAAATTGCCGCCTTAACTGCTCAGAAAACGCTGCTGGAAGAAGATTTCCAGGCGAAAGAAAgtgaatacaaagaaaaattagcagCATCTGATATGACGATCACGGAGTTGAACGCAGTCGTGGAAAAATTGGGATTAGAACGTAATCAACTCTCTGAAAGGCTTTCCGCTACACAACAAGAACTCACTGCTAAGGAGACT gCTGCCAAATCATTGGTTACGTTAGAGCGGGTGAATATTTCActtaaaagtgaaatgaatgcCCTAGAGACGGAGCTGGAAGCTGCTAAACAGCAACACCAGGCTGAGATAGGTGTTGCTCAAGAG ACCATTGATGACTTGAGGAAACAATTACGGGAGtcgatggaaaaaatggagaaagcAGAATCCTCGCAATCGAAAAAG gttgtaGAGAGTTCTAACGAAGAGGTAGCTGAATTAAAACGTGCTCTTTTGCTGAAAGAAGCATATGCGGAAAACTTAGCAAAG AAATGTGACAAGTTAGCCGAGACAGAGACGGAGTTAACACAGCAAATCAGCGATCTAtgcgaagaaagaaatcaacTAAAAGCACAAATGAATGAAGG CGTGAGAATGCTGGCACCAGATCATACAATTGATCACAATGAAAGTCCTTCAAAG GATGCGCAGCAGAAAATAGAAGCGCTTGAGAGAGAGGTCGATAttctgaaaatggaaaaacaacaGTTAGAAAAG ATTGCCAACTACTCCTCTTGCAACGAAGTTGGAGAACTAAAACGGTACTTGGCTATCAAAGATGATTACATAGAATACCTTGGAAAG CAGTGCGACGAGTTTGATGACATAGAAGCGAAGTATAGAGAAGAAATTGCTGACTTATGCAAGGAGAGAGATCGTTTGAAGGCTCAAATTGACCCATCAAGTGTACCTGTGGTTCCCGTTCTCACTGAAGCTCTAACGAATGG AATCAAAATGCTCACCCCAGACCACCCCAAGACACGCAAGGAGGTCTTATCAGAG GAATCAGAACAGAAAATTCATGAACTACAAGCATTggttaaaaaattggaagaagaaaagaagcagcTCATAAAA CAAAAATCACAAGATGATAAGGTAATTCAACAGAGTGCCGAACAACGGGAACTATGCGAGCAGCAGAAGATGAAG GATGCTGAACAGAAAATAGAAGCGCTTGAGAGAGAGGTTGATATTctgaaagtggaaaaacaacaactagaAAAG ATTGCCAACTACTCCTCTTGCAACGAAGTTGGAGAACTAAAACGCTACTTGGCTATCAAAGATGACTACATAGAATACCTAGGAAAG CAGTGTGACGAATTTGATGACATAGAAGCGAAgtataaagaagaaattgctgaCTTATGCAAGGAGAGAGATCGTTTGAAGGCTCAAATTGACCCATCTAGTGTACCTGTGGTTCCTGTTCTCACTGAAGGTCTAACGAATGG AATCAAAATGCTCACCCCAGATCACCCCAGGACACACAAGCAAGACTCTTCAGAG ATATCTAATCAAGTGAACGAAACCGCTGAACTAAAAAGCAGGGTCGCCGAGCTGATGAAGGAGAACGCTGCTCTCAGAAGCCAGTGCACATCAGAGGCATCTAAACCTTGCCTACTTGACGCTCATGGAAAGAG GCTGTGTGaggaggaagaaatgaatgaaagatcTGACAAA GATGACGCATTTACATCTGCGCCATCTTCACCAACACTGCAGTCGAGGTCGTATGATTCATTCGCCGGTCCGGCACATGAG GAATCCACCATAGAAACTGCTGCAGTCACCCCTAACCGTACCCTTCACACTACACTATACAAGAGAATAGACAAGACAACAAATCTTTTGGAAACATCAGATGCTACTAAGCGGGAAAATAGTCGATGTGCTCAACAATAG